The DNA region TTTTCGAGCCAACATTGTCAAAATGTCAAAGGTAGAAAGTTATTGCCGCCTCTCAGAATTCATGTCAAACACAACCTTTCCAAACTAGCTAAAGTGTTGGGCGAAGTGATACTCACACTCTCGTTCTGACGTTAGTGGCCCCGAAGATTAGGCGAAACAACTATGATGAAGGAAATCACAGGAGTATACGGAGAACCCATCAATGGAATTAGTGGACGGCAAGTCGACAATCGTTACTGGATCCGCATCCGGTATTGGTGAAGCAACGGCAAAACTATTCGCGGAACAGGGGGCAAACGTGGTCGTCGCCGATGTAAGCGTAGACGAAGGAAAACAAACGGTGGCGGAGATCGAGGAAGCGGGAGGCACCGCTACGTTTGTCGAGACGAACGTCGCCAAGCCCAGCGACGTAGAAGCGATGATTGAAACTGCCGTGGGCGAATACGGTCAGTTAGACGTTCTACACAACAACGCAGGCATCGAAGGTCAAGTCGCCAAAATCGCAGATCAGTCAGTCGACGGATTCGATGACGTGGTTGACATTAATCTGAAAGGTGTGTGGCTAGGAATGAAATTCGGTGTCGAGGCAATGCTTGAAAATGAGAACGGCGGCACGATTGTGAGTACCTCTTCGATCGGTGGCGTCTCCGGCATTCCCACCTACTCAGTGTACGGTGCTACCAAAGCTGGTGTGAGCCTGATGACCAAAACGGTCGCGAACGAGTATGCTGCCGAAAACATTCGTGCAAACGCTGTAGCACCGGGTATCGTCGAAACGGAAATGGTCACACGCGTTCTTGAAGAGGACCCCGAACAGGAACAAGCGTTTCTCGAAATGGAACCCATGCCAGGGCTTGCTCAGCCCGAAGAGATCGCAAAAGCGGTGCTCTTCCTCGCCTCTGATCTTGCATCCCGAGTCACCGGGGTCACACTCCCCGTCGAAGGCGGAAAGCTCGCTTAGACCAGTATCCGGAGACCACGACTTGCTTCCCCGGCAGCAGTGTTGTTCCGATGTTCGACACAGCAGCCAGCAACCCGCCTACAGAAACGTTGTGTTCGGTAGTCAACTCCAACGATGAAGATTTCACAGAAGCTATCAGCAAGCAAACTGGAGGCTACGACACGGATTCGGGATTCAGCTAGCGAGGATTTCGATTTCCGTGCTACATGACCTGTGGAGGAACTGCAGAGAAACCTCGTTCGAAGCTACAACAGTTGTGAGTCGTCTCAAGTGTTACTTTCAGCCGAGGAAAGCAGATCTGCCATCGTACTTATCTCTGCGGGAAAGTCTCGAGATCAGGCCATCCTTCCTCGTAATCGAGCGAATAGATGAAGCGAAAACGTAGGTCATCAATGTACCATTCCCCGTCAGTACAGTGGTATGCCTCATCGTATCGGCCCCAGCGGAAGCCGCCGCTTCCATCTTGGTGCGTGATAGGAGAAGTCACGTACCAGTGGCCCGTCGCAGTATCACCATTTACATCGATGACCGGATTGTGGACGACGTGGGCGGTAGCTTTGAGATTTGGCTCGATAAACTCGGTCGCGAAAGCGTGTATACCGTCATGGCCCTCGTAGGTCCCGAGATCGCCGTAATCCAGTGTAGCATTTTCTGTGAACAACGAGACCAACGCCTCCCAGTCGCGTTCGTCAACGGCATAACAGTACGCGAACCGGAGTTGTTCGATTTTGAAACGGTCCTCGATCCGGCGAAGGCGGTTTTTGACGTCTCGATCATCCATTAGTGGTTCCTCCTAAGATCACCAAATTATTGCGTTGTATTGACATTACAGTGAGTTGACTACCTCTATATCTAATGGAGAAATAACTCTGGGTGTATGAAAGTTCGGGGTTTGATATGTGACTTCATTGACCGGAGCGTTCCCCCACGCACGCTAAGGATCAGCGAGGAGAGGGTTAGCGATATCACCGTCGGATATGAGATGGTACGTCGTCAGTGTGTAGCGTCTATTAGGTACGCAAGCGTAGACAATCGGGTAGATATATTCCGTCCGAGTAGGCCATAAGGAGAGGTTACCGCGGGGCCCGATTTGTGCAAAAGATGGTCACCCTAGACGTTTTACCGAAGCAGATGGTTGCTAACGGAAACGACGCTGGTGAAGTTGAAGTTTCGCAGAGCGGAGAGCATTGACGTTAGAGGGAGCGCTTTGTTATCCTCGCAGAGTCAGGTAGCAGTCCCATCAACGTACCGCCCACGATATCAAAGATGTTTGAGAGTTGGCATCAGCGTTTTTGACGAGATTCGATGAGGGCGTGTAGGAGAGGTGCTAACAAGGGAGGCGGGCAATTGGTCCTCGTGCATTTCGCGGCCCCACTTGCTCGGGGGCAGTGTAGAGTAAAAAAGGACGTTTCAATTGACG from Halococcus sediminicola includes:
- a CDS encoding nuclear transport factor 2 family protein encodes the protein MDDRDVKNRLRRIEDRFKIEQLRFAYCYAVDERDWEALVSLFTENATLDYGDLGTYEGHDGIHAFATEFIEPNLKATAHVVHNPVIDVNGDTATGHWYVTSPITHQDGSGGFRWGRYDEAYHCTDGEWYIDDLRFRFIYSLDYEEGWPDLETFPQR
- a CDS encoding SDR family NAD(P)-dependent oxidoreductase yields the protein MELVDGKSTIVTGSASGIGEATAKLFAEQGANVVVADVSVDEGKQTVAEIEEAGGTATFVETNVAKPSDVEAMIETAVGEYGQLDVLHNNAGIEGQVAKIADQSVDGFDDVVDINLKGVWLGMKFGVEAMLENENGGTIVSTSSIGGVSGIPTYSVYGATKAGVSLMTKTVANEYAAENIRANAVAPGIVETEMVTRVLEEDPEQEQAFLEMEPMPGLAQPEEIAKAVLFLASDLASRVTGVTLPVEGGKLA